In Vidua chalybeata isolate OUT-0048 chromosome 5, bVidCha1 merged haplotype, whole genome shotgun sequence, one genomic interval encodes:
- the CCER1 gene encoding coiled-coil domain-containing glutamate-rich protein 1, which yields METIQHLDASTAAGEEEEEEEEEEEEEEEEEEEEEEEDEEEEEEEEEEQEQEQEQEQEQEQEQEQEDDDIILLFPSFQ from the exons ATGGAGACTATACAGCATCTTGATGCTTCTACTGCTGCTG gggaagaagaagaagaggaagaggaagaggaagaggaagaggaagaggaagaggaagaggaagaggaagaagatgaagaagaagaagaagaagaagaagaagaacaagaacaagaacaagaacaagaacaagaacaagaacaagaacaagaacaagaagATGATGATATAATTCTGTTATTTCCATCCTTTCAGTAA